CCGCTGGTAGGCGATGTACTGGTCTACGGTGACGCGATAGCGGTCAGGGCGATCCTGGGCCACGGGATGATACATGGGAAAGAACCTCCTAATCCGGAGAGATCTTGTAGGGGGAAAGGTAAGGATTTTGAGCTCATAGAACATTGCCGGCACACTCGCGCCATGTGTAGATGCTGTTTCATCCGCTCCGCTGATACCTGAGTAGCCATCGCTCGCCAGTCCCGTATGCAACCATTGCTGCGATTATAGTCGCACACAGATGAACCATCCAAATTATACGCCCAACCCTCGCATCTCCGCAACTGCGGTATTCCTTCCCTCGCTCCATGTCGTGAGCATCGTTTCGATGTTGGCCAGGGGGACACCTGCGCCGGCCTCGCCCTGGCCAATCAAGCCGCCGATGGGCGTCCCAAGGAACTACTCATCCAGGATGTCGGCGTGCTAGATTTGCTCTCTGCTATTCATGAGCTTTTCCTCTTGCCAACGCTCTTACAGCTCATCCATCAGCGCTTTGCCAATACAGTCCAGCCACCCTGGCATCTCGGATCGCAGATCACTGATCTTGATCCCCGGCTGATACCGATGGAACCACCTCAGCTCACACTAGCATTTGACGGGTAACTCGTATCAATTCTAGTTGATTAAGGAGATCACGAATGTCTACTCCCCTAACCCAGGCTGACTTACGTCAGATTGTTGCGCGCATTGACGCGATCATCCGCGAGCTGGAAGTTATGCGTTGCGAGTTGGCTAGATCTGCTGTAGTCCCTCCCCTTAATCTCACAGAGTTACGGATCTCATTTACGTTGCGCGGCCTAACTTATAATTTCGACACCGCCTAGCCCTTCCACTTGCGCGGCGGCCTCAAATAACTGTGCCAGCGTACGATCCTCGCCGTAGCCTAACAGGAAACGATCGGCCCGGTTGCCAAAGTTGCTGATGATCACGGTTATTTGTCTTATGGCATCTTGTCCTCCGTTTGGCCTCTACTCTACGACAAACTCGTAGACCCCCGATCCGACCCGAAAAGTGACCTCCTCCGCATTAGACCCGAGAAAGGTGACACCTGAAACCATAGATGATAGCTTCTGTCTATCCCAGATACACATTCCACCCTCTAGAATACGAGCTTGCGTCTTTACAACCGGAATGGTTACATCAGCGGAACAGTTCACAGGGATTGTCACCCTTAGGACGAGTCGTTTCCCCTCGCGGCGCCAAACCGACTCCACCTTTCCTCGAATCGTATGGTGTTCAGCCACAACGTAATCCAAATCCTCAACGCAACGCGGCCGAAGTTCGAAATGATCAAATCCATTGGTTTCCGGCGTTATGTTTATCCCTGCCAACACCTTGTAGAACCAAGAGCTAATCGATCCCATCATTGGATGGTTGTGCGAGTTCATGCCATGGCCGGTGTAAAGCTCCCATCGCTCCCACAAAGTGGTTGCGCCATTCTCTAGCATGTAACCCCAACTAGGATAGGTCGTTTGGGTAGCGATCTTCAGGGCAATGTCTGTATGACCATGGGTAGACAAGGCTTCCAACAAGTACTTGGTGCAGACATTGCCGGTCGTTAAGTGATAGCCATGTTCCACAACGTCACGCATCAGATTTTCCACGACCCTCGCTTTTCGATCTTCAGGGACCAGCCCTAACCAGAGCGCAAAGCAGTTGCAGGATTGATTATTCGTACCGTATCCTCCTGCTTTCTCGTCCCAAAAGTACCGATTGAAGGATTCACCGATCTCGGCGGCTAAGGTCTCGTAACGCCTTTGATCTTCGGCCTTACCGAGAATAGCAGCGATGCGCGCCATTAAACGAGCGCCGTAGTAATAAAATCCCGTGCCCATCACAGCGGCTGGCGCACCTGATAGCAGTGTGCCAGGGACCACGTAATCAATGGGCGGAGCCCAGTCAGCTACCCAGGCTGTATCCACGATGTAGTCCTTTGCCTGATCAGTCAAGCGTTGCAACCATTTCTGATAGCCTTCGTAGTAGGTTTCCAGTGTGCGTCGGTCACCATAGTGAGCATAGAGAAGCCAAGATGTCTCCAGGTAGGAAACTGACACGGGTTCGGTAGGTACGCGGCCAGCCATCCAGGCGCGCGGTGCGGTGAGGGGCACTCCGCCCGACACGGGATCTTGTGCATCATAAATATCGCCAATCCACTTAGACATGAAACGCGGCATCTTGAAGTTGAAAAACGCCTCCTCAGCTCGGGCGACCATGTCATTAAGCCACCCCATCCGCTCGTTGCGTTGCGGGCAGTCAGTTGGGATGCCATGCTGGTTATTCCGCTCTGTCCACCAGACCATTGTCTGAATGCGATTGAGCAGTTGATTGCTGCATATGAAACTCCCAGCCTCTTCAACTGAGGAACGGACGACCTTGCCTGTAATCGAATCCGCTGCTAACTCGCCTGGATACCCCTCCACCTGAACATACCGGAAACCGTGATAAGTGAATCGCGGTTCCCATACTTCCTCTTCTTCACCCTTCAGAATGTAGGTATCGGTAGGTGAGATTGCACGTAAATTCTCCTGGTTTACTGTACCGTCCGGGTAAAGCAGCTCAGCGAATCTCAAAATCACTCGTGTGCCGCGCTCCCCTTTCACGCGCAGTTGGACCCAGCCGGCGATGTTCTGACCCAAATCCACCACATACACCCCTGGCTTCGGATTGGTGATGCTGCACGGTCGAAGCTCATCGGTAATACGAATCGGCTCAATCGTCTGCGGAGTTAACACACCACCGGGAGGAGGGACGCACATGGCGCCTGTCCACCCTCCAGGACCTTGCCAAGGGATGCCATCCATTGGCAAGTTCCAACCAGGCTTTTCCTCACGCGCATCGTACGTTTCGCCTCCGTAGATGCTATTCTCTAGCACAGGTCCGCACGTCACAAACCAGCCGCCCCAATCTTCTGTATAAATAAAGGCGGACGTCTCATCGGCGAAATAGAGCTCAATCTGGGCCAGCAATCGCGGCGATCCATGCCACCCGTTGCCTACAGTTGCGGCAAAAACGTTTGGCCCTGTCACGAGTAGCGGGCCTATGTCGAAAGTCCGATACATCACGCGGGCGCTGATGTCAGTATAGGCAGGATCCAAGACGGCATCGCCTAGCCGCTTGCCATTAATAAAGAGTTCGTGGTAACCAAGACCAGTCACATATAGCCGTGCCCGATCCACAGGCTTATTGACCTCGAACTGTCGTCGGAAGTATAAAGCGCGGCCTGGCCATCCCCCTGGATAGCCGATCCAATCAGCTTTCCAGTCTCTAGGATCGAGAAGAGCGGCTTCGAACCAGGCAATCTCGCTCCAAGGCCCCGGACGGTCTTGGGCATCCCAGCAACGAACACGCCAATAAATCCGCTCCCGGCTTGTCAGCGGTGATCCGCCATATTCGACAGCCACTGAATTTGAGGAAGACACCTTGCCGCTGTCCCATATCAGTTCTCCTTCGC
This window of the Anaerolineae bacterium genome carries:
- a CDS encoding glycoside hydrolase family 78 protein, whose product is MMLLTYDLRCEYATNPLGIGTPVPRLSWKLSHPERNQRQTAYQIIAAHCAEALHEGEGELIWDSGKVSSSNSVAVEYGGSPLTSRERIYWRVRCWDAQDRPGPWSEIAWFEAALLDPRDWKADWIGYPGGWPGRALYFRRQFEVNKPVDRARLYVTGLGYHELFINGKRLGDAVLDPAYTDISARVMYRTFDIGPLLVTGPNVFAATVGNGWHGSPRLLAQIELYFADETSAFIYTEDWGGWFVTCGPVLENSIYGGETYDAREEKPGWNLPMDGIPWQGPGGWTGAMCVPPPGGVLTPQTIEPIRITDELRPCSITNPKPGVYVVDLGQNIAGWVQLRVKGERGTRVILRFAELLYPDGTVNQENLRAISPTDTYILKGEEEEVWEPRFTYHGFRYVQVEGYPGELAADSITGKVVRSSVEEAGSFICSNQLLNRIQTMVWWTERNNQHGIPTDCPQRNERMGWLNDMVARAEEAFFNFKMPRFMSKWIGDIYDAQDPVSGGVPLTAPRAWMAGRVPTEPVSVSYLETSWLLYAHYGDRRTLETYYEGYQKWLQRLTDQAKDYIVDTAWVADWAPPIDYVVPGTLLSGAPAAVMGTGFYYYGARLMARIAAILGKAEDQRRYETLAAEIGESFNRYFWDEKAGGYGTNNQSCNCFALWLGLVPEDRKARVVENLMRDVVEHGYHLTTGNVCTKYLLEALSTHGHTDIALKIATQTTYPSWGYMLENGATTLWERWELYTGHGMNSHNHPMMGSISSWFYKVLAGINITPETNGFDHFELRPRCVEDLDYVVAEHHTIRGKVESVWRREGKRLVLRVTIPVNCSADVTIPVVKTQARILEGGMCIWDRQKLSSMVSGVTFLGSNAEEVTFRVGSGVYEFVVE